From Cheilinus undulatus linkage group 17, ASM1832078v1, whole genome shotgun sequence, one genomic window encodes:
- the LOC121524792 gene encoding fibroblast growth factor receptor 1-A-like isoform X1 codes for MSPSRCVLLLLSSILLLLLVHVPETQSRPATEDTDTADAVKSSEDEEDDESSSEENKLSNELSASNEKIQPMAPQWVMPEKMEKRLHAVPASRTVKFRCQATGSPVPTLRWYKNGKEFRKDQRIGGFKIRDHMWTLIMESVVPSDKGNYTCVVENEHGSLKHTYLLDVVERSPHRPILQAGLPANQTAVVGSDVVFVCRVFSDPQPHIQWLKHITINGSREGPDGHPYVLVLKTVGLNTTDKEMEVLTLRNVSLSDSGEYTCLAGNSIGVSHHSAWLTVVEEMPPAPMPSQTYLEIFIYCLGFFIIVILTAIGVICRLCCAPKKSDFNNSQLAVQKLAKSIPLRRQVSVESSSSLQSGMCLVRQSRLSSATTTVLTGVSEYELPHDPVWELPRDRLTLGKPLGEGCFGQVVLAEAVGIDKNKPTRTTKVAVKMLKADATEKDLSDLISEMEMMKMIGKHKNIINLLGACTQDGPLYVVVEYASQGNLREYLRARRPAGLEYWSGSRQAALDSVDVRELVSAAYQVARGMAYLASKKCIHRDLAARNVLVTEDNVMKIADFGLARDIHHIDYYKKTTNGRLPVKWMAPEALFDRVYTHQSDVWSFGVLLWEIFTLGGSPYPGVPVEELFKLLKEGHRMEKPSSCTQELYLMMRDCWHAVPSRRPTFQQLVEDLDRTLSLMANQEYLDLSVPLVQYCQIESSSSGHSSNST; via the exons CAGACGCTGTAAAGTCCTCTGAAGATGAAGAAGACGACGAGTCATCCTCAGAGGAAAACAAACTGTCCAATGAGCTGTCAGCGAGCAACGAAAAGATCCAAC CGATGGCGCCGCAGTGGGTGATGCCAGAGAAGATGGAGAAGAGGCTCCACGCCGTTCCCGCCAGCAGGACGGTGAAGTTTCGATGCCAAGCGACCGGAAGCCCCGTTCCTACCCTGAGATGGTATAAGAACGGGAAAGAGTTCAGGAAGGACCAAAGAATTGGAGGGTTCAAG aTCAGGGACCACATGTGGACGCTCATCATGGAGTCAGTGGTCCCATCAGACAAGGGGAACTACACCTGTGTAGTGGAGAACGAACATGGAAGTCTCAAACACACCTACCTGCTGGATGTCGTTG AGCGCTCTCCTCACAGACCGATCCTGCAGGCCGGTCTGCCCGCTAACCAGACGGCAGTGGTCGGCAGTGACGTCGTGTTTGTGTGTCGAGTGTTCAGCGACCCACAGCCTCACATCCAGTGGCTCAAACACATCACCATCAATGGCAGCAGAGAAGGACCAGACGGGCACCCGTACGTCCTCGTCCTCAAG ACGGTGGGTTTGAACACGACAGACAAAGAGATGGAGGTTCTGACTCTGAGGAATGTCTCTCTCAGTGATTCGGGAGAGTACACGTGTCTGGCAGGAAACTCCATCGGCGTGTCTCACCACTCAGCGTGGCTCACTGTCGTAGAAG AGATGCCCCCCGCCCCGATGCCTTCACAGACCTACCTGGAGATCTTCATCTACTGCCTCGGCTTCTTCATCATCGTCATCCTCACCGCCATCGGCGTCATCTGCAGGCTCTGCTGTGCCCCGAAGAAGAGCGACTTCAACAACAGCCAGCTAGCCGTGCAGAAGCTCGCCAAGAGCATCCCTCTGAGGAGACAG GTGTCGGTGGAGTCCTCGTCTTCTCTCCAGTCTGGGATGTGTCTCGTGCGTCAGTCTCGTCTCTCCAGCGCCACCACCACAGTCCTGACCGGAGTGTCTGAGTACGAGCTTCCTCACGATCCTGTGTGGGAGCTGCCACGAGACAG GTTGACTCTGGGAAAGCCTCTGGGTGAAGGATGTTTTGGTCAGGTCGTCCTGGCTGAAGCGGTTGGAATCGATAAAAATAAACCGACACGAACGACGAAGGTCGCTGTGAAGATGCTCAAAG CTGATGCCACAGAGAAGGATCTGTCTGACCTGATCTCTGAGATGGAAATGATGAAGATGATcggcaaacacaaaaacatcatcAACCTGCTGGGAGCGTGCACACAGGATG GTCCTCTGTACGTGGTCGTGGAGTACGCCTCTCAGGGGAACCTCCGGGAGTACCTGCGGGCTCGACGGCCTGCCGGGTTGGAGTACTGGAGTGGCTCGAGGCAGGCGGCTCTGGACAGCGTGGACGTCAGAGAGCTGGTGTCCGCTGCCTACCAGGTGGCCAGAGGGATGGCCTACCTCGCCTCAAAGAAG TGTATCCACAGAGACCTAGCCGCCCGTAACGTGTTGGTGACTGAAGACAACGTGATGAAGATCGCCGACTTCGGCCTGGCTCGAGACATCCACCACATCGACTACTACAAGAAGACAACTAAT GGTCGTCTGCCAGTGAAGTGGATGGCTCCTGAAGCTCTGTTCGACCGAGTCTACACACACCAAAGTGACGT GTGGTCTTTTGGAGTCCTGTTGTGGGAAATCTTCACCCTCGGGGGGTCTCCTTACCCCGGCGTCCCTGTAGAGGAGCTCTTCAAGCTGCTAAAGGAGGGGCATCGCATGGAGAAACCCTCATCATGCACACAGGAGCT GTATCTGATGATGAGGGACTGTTGGCATGCCGTCCCATCTCGCAGGCCGACCTTCCAGCAGCTGGTGGAAGATTTAGACCGAACGCTTTCTCTCATGGCTAACCAG gAGTACCTGGATCTGTCCGTTCCTCTGGTCCAGTACTGTCAGATCGAATCCTCTTCCTCTGGTCATTCCTCGAACTCCACATAA
- the LOC121524792 gene encoding fibroblast growth factor receptor 1-A-like isoform X2, with protein sequence MSPSRCVLLLLSSILLLLLVHVPETQSRPATEDTDTDAVKSSEDEEDDESSSEENKLSNELSASNEKIQPMAPQWVMPEKMEKRLHAVPASRTVKFRCQATGSPVPTLRWYKNGKEFRKDQRIGGFKIRDHMWTLIMESVVPSDKGNYTCVVENEHGSLKHTYLLDVVERSPHRPILQAGLPANQTAVVGSDVVFVCRVFSDPQPHIQWLKHITINGSREGPDGHPYVLVLKTVGLNTTDKEMEVLTLRNVSLSDSGEYTCLAGNSIGVSHHSAWLTVVEEMPPAPMPSQTYLEIFIYCLGFFIIVILTAIGVICRLCCAPKKSDFNNSQLAVQKLAKSIPLRRQVSVESSSSLQSGMCLVRQSRLSSATTTVLTGVSEYELPHDPVWELPRDRLTLGKPLGEGCFGQVVLAEAVGIDKNKPTRTTKVAVKMLKADATEKDLSDLISEMEMMKMIGKHKNIINLLGACTQDGPLYVVVEYASQGNLREYLRARRPAGLEYWSGSRQAALDSVDVRELVSAAYQVARGMAYLASKKCIHRDLAARNVLVTEDNVMKIADFGLARDIHHIDYYKKTTNGRLPVKWMAPEALFDRVYTHQSDVWSFGVLLWEIFTLGGSPYPGVPVEELFKLLKEGHRMEKPSSCTQELYLMMRDCWHAVPSRRPTFQQLVEDLDRTLSLMANQEYLDLSVPLVQYCQIESSSSGHSSNST encoded by the exons ACGCTGTAAAGTCCTCTGAAGATGAAGAAGACGACGAGTCATCCTCAGAGGAAAACAAACTGTCCAATGAGCTGTCAGCGAGCAACGAAAAGATCCAAC CGATGGCGCCGCAGTGGGTGATGCCAGAGAAGATGGAGAAGAGGCTCCACGCCGTTCCCGCCAGCAGGACGGTGAAGTTTCGATGCCAAGCGACCGGAAGCCCCGTTCCTACCCTGAGATGGTATAAGAACGGGAAAGAGTTCAGGAAGGACCAAAGAATTGGAGGGTTCAAG aTCAGGGACCACATGTGGACGCTCATCATGGAGTCAGTGGTCCCATCAGACAAGGGGAACTACACCTGTGTAGTGGAGAACGAACATGGAAGTCTCAAACACACCTACCTGCTGGATGTCGTTG AGCGCTCTCCTCACAGACCGATCCTGCAGGCCGGTCTGCCCGCTAACCAGACGGCAGTGGTCGGCAGTGACGTCGTGTTTGTGTGTCGAGTGTTCAGCGACCCACAGCCTCACATCCAGTGGCTCAAACACATCACCATCAATGGCAGCAGAGAAGGACCAGACGGGCACCCGTACGTCCTCGTCCTCAAG ACGGTGGGTTTGAACACGACAGACAAAGAGATGGAGGTTCTGACTCTGAGGAATGTCTCTCTCAGTGATTCGGGAGAGTACACGTGTCTGGCAGGAAACTCCATCGGCGTGTCTCACCACTCAGCGTGGCTCACTGTCGTAGAAG AGATGCCCCCCGCCCCGATGCCTTCACAGACCTACCTGGAGATCTTCATCTACTGCCTCGGCTTCTTCATCATCGTCATCCTCACCGCCATCGGCGTCATCTGCAGGCTCTGCTGTGCCCCGAAGAAGAGCGACTTCAACAACAGCCAGCTAGCCGTGCAGAAGCTCGCCAAGAGCATCCCTCTGAGGAGACAG GTGTCGGTGGAGTCCTCGTCTTCTCTCCAGTCTGGGATGTGTCTCGTGCGTCAGTCTCGTCTCTCCAGCGCCACCACCACAGTCCTGACCGGAGTGTCTGAGTACGAGCTTCCTCACGATCCTGTGTGGGAGCTGCCACGAGACAG GTTGACTCTGGGAAAGCCTCTGGGTGAAGGATGTTTTGGTCAGGTCGTCCTGGCTGAAGCGGTTGGAATCGATAAAAATAAACCGACACGAACGACGAAGGTCGCTGTGAAGATGCTCAAAG CTGATGCCACAGAGAAGGATCTGTCTGACCTGATCTCTGAGATGGAAATGATGAAGATGATcggcaaacacaaaaacatcatcAACCTGCTGGGAGCGTGCACACAGGATG GTCCTCTGTACGTGGTCGTGGAGTACGCCTCTCAGGGGAACCTCCGGGAGTACCTGCGGGCTCGACGGCCTGCCGGGTTGGAGTACTGGAGTGGCTCGAGGCAGGCGGCTCTGGACAGCGTGGACGTCAGAGAGCTGGTGTCCGCTGCCTACCAGGTGGCCAGAGGGATGGCCTACCTCGCCTCAAAGAAG TGTATCCACAGAGACCTAGCCGCCCGTAACGTGTTGGTGACTGAAGACAACGTGATGAAGATCGCCGACTTCGGCCTGGCTCGAGACATCCACCACATCGACTACTACAAGAAGACAACTAAT GGTCGTCTGCCAGTGAAGTGGATGGCTCCTGAAGCTCTGTTCGACCGAGTCTACACACACCAAAGTGACGT GTGGTCTTTTGGAGTCCTGTTGTGGGAAATCTTCACCCTCGGGGGGTCTCCTTACCCCGGCGTCCCTGTAGAGGAGCTCTTCAAGCTGCTAAAGGAGGGGCATCGCATGGAGAAACCCTCATCATGCACACAGGAGCT GTATCTGATGATGAGGGACTGTTGGCATGCCGTCCCATCTCGCAGGCCGACCTTCCAGCAGCTGGTGGAAGATTTAGACCGAACGCTTTCTCTCATGGCTAACCAG gAGTACCTGGATCTGTCCGTTCCTCTGGTCCAGTACTGTCAGATCGAATCCTCTTCCTCTGGTCATTCCTCGAACTCCACATAA